The Desulfomicrobium escambiense DSM 10707 genome includes a region encoding these proteins:
- a CDS encoding N-acyl amino acid synthase FeeM domain-containing protein, protein MSAESDHVILERRRSVRLRRSAMLQSKLEEIDRPNIKIAENRDEFAQSFALVYREYLASGYIKNPHPTELHLSAFNFLPTTCVFIFRSYLTVISTLTQIFDSRLFGLPMDALYGPELNQLRDQGRKLTELSALATPREIRWCNLMVFLSKTMFEYSRINNVDDICIMVNPKHVSFYKTMFLFDDFGPERFYAGVGAPAVALRINMDHIEQNLLEKYQTFDVDGNLHEFFCKMSTTMSELQDGWTFHEKRHAMETEAAKFFFGARPDIFSNLSKEQLNYMRHLYPFIDTGAGV, encoded by the coding sequence ATGAGCGCCGAATCCGATCACGTCATCCTGGAACGGCGCAGATCCGTCCGTCTGCGACGTTCAGCCATGCTCCAGTCCAAGCTGGAGGAGATCGACCGCCCGAACATCAAGATCGCCGAGAACCGCGACGAGTTCGCCCAATCCTTCGCCCTGGTCTACCGCGAGTACCTTGCCTCGGGATACATCAAGAACCCGCACCCCACCGAATTGCACCTGAGTGCCTTCAATTTCCTCCCCACGACGTGCGTCTTCATCTTCCGAAGCTACCTGACCGTCATTTCGACCCTGACCCAGATCTTCGACAGCAGACTGTTCGGGCTGCCCATGGACGCCCTGTATGGTCCGGAGCTGAACCAGTTGCGCGATCAGGGGCGCAAGCTCACGGAACTCTCGGCGCTGGCCACGCCCCGGGAAATCCGCTGGTGCAACCTGATGGTCTTCCTGTCCAAAACCATGTTCGAGTATTCGCGGATCAACAACGTCGACGACATCTGCATCATGGTCAATCCGAAGCATGTCAGTTTCTACAAAACCATGTTCCTCTTCGATGACTTCGGCCCAGAAAGATTCTATGCTGGGGTTGGAGCTCCTGCAGTGGCGCTGCGTATCAACATGGACCACATCGAGCAGAACCTCCTGGAAAAATACCAGACGTTCGATGTGGACGGAAACCTTCACGAATTCTTCTGCAAAATGAGCACGACAATGTCCGAGCTACAGGACGGTTGGACCTTCCACGAAAAGAGACATGCCATGGAGACGGAGGCGGCGAAATTCTTCTTCGGTGCGAGGCCCGACATCTTCAGCAACCTCAGCAAGGAACAGCTCAATTACATGCGCCATCTGTACCCGTTCATCGACACCGGAGCCGGGGTGTAG